The Oryzomonas sagensis genome window below encodes:
- the selB gene encoding selenocysteine-specific translation elongation factor produces the protein MKHLILGTAGHIDHGKTSLVRALTGIDTDRLKEEKARGITIELGFAHLELSRDITFGIVDVPGHEKFVRAMVAGVGGMDVVMLVIAADEGIMPQTREHLDILRLLGVKSGLVALTKSDMVDKEWLELVTEETREFVAGSFLENTPIVPVSARTGAGLDVLKKKLALLADVASEKRREGHFRLPVDRVFTVAGFGTVVTGTLLSGEIAVGNELALLPTGREGRVRSIQAHGCKVDKGAAGQRLAVNLQGVDLDEVRRGDVVTPRGVFQPTRVVDARLDYLHTATRELKHRAGVRLHSATYDVQAQVILLDRDALRPGDSAYVQLRLNEPVLLISGDSYILRTASPATTVGGGVVLDPFPPRRRRRNEEAIQLLASLDGREDRCIISLIVGQSLLSGISFEDLLLRSGIPRKPAEAALAALLSSGDIVQMAREPRILLGREAFATLKKVLLDEVATYVTANPLKNGIGKEELKTRLPQRSDQRFYTPLLLALEHEGKLLPDRDIVKLTGQISRPTRSTANLGDAIILFLQERGIEAPTVKEIMERLRCDEKCVRDTMAMLTRNGDAVRVSHDLFYAGAVLSGLRDKLVSYLQDKGGITPPEYRNITGLSRKYLIPLLEYFDSEKVTIRLGDSRVLRKR, from the coding sequence TTGGAGCTTTCCCGAGACATTACGTTCGGGATAGTCGACGTGCCGGGGCATGAAAAATTCGTACGGGCCATGGTGGCTGGCGTTGGCGGTATGGACGTGGTCATGCTGGTGATTGCCGCTGACGAAGGGATCATGCCACAGACGCGAGAGCACCTGGATATCCTGCGACTTCTGGGAGTCAAAAGCGGCTTGGTAGCCCTGACCAAAAGCGACATGGTGGACAAAGAATGGCTGGAACTTGTCACCGAAGAAACGCGGGAGTTCGTGGCCGGCAGCTTCTTGGAAAACACCCCGATCGTACCGGTATCGGCGCGCACCGGCGCAGGCCTCGACGTGTTGAAGAAAAAGTTGGCGCTGCTGGCGGACGTTGCTTCCGAGAAACGGCGTGAAGGCCATTTCCGGCTGCCTGTGGACCGGGTCTTTACCGTGGCCGGTTTCGGCACCGTGGTGACCGGGACACTGCTGTCAGGGGAGATTGCCGTAGGAAACGAGTTGGCATTGCTTCCCACGGGCAGAGAAGGGCGAGTCCGCAGCATACAGGCCCATGGGTGCAAGGTCGATAAAGGGGCGGCAGGCCAGCGCCTGGCGGTCAACCTGCAAGGTGTGGATCTGGATGAGGTGCGCCGCGGAGACGTGGTCACGCCACGTGGCGTGTTCCAGCCAACTCGAGTTGTGGACGCCCGCCTCGATTATCTGCACACGGCGACCCGTGAGTTGAAACACCGTGCCGGCGTACGTCTCCATTCGGCCACATACGATGTGCAGGCCCAGGTAATCCTGCTGGACCGTGACGCCCTCCGGCCCGGAGACAGCGCCTATGTGCAATTGCGCCTTAATGAGCCGGTGCTGCTGATTTCAGGGGACAGCTATATCCTGCGCACCGCCTCACCTGCCACTACCGTGGGAGGAGGCGTGGTGCTCGACCCCTTCCCGCCACGACGCCGGCGGCGGAACGAGGAAGCCATACAACTGCTCGCCTCCCTGGATGGCCGGGAAGACCGGTGCATCATCTCGCTGATCGTTGGGCAAAGCCTATTATCCGGAATCTCGTTCGAAGATCTCCTGTTGCGCTCCGGTATCCCCCGGAAACCGGCTGAAGCAGCACTCGCGGCGCTGCTGTCCTCCGGCGATATCGTTCAAATGGCGCGAGAGCCGCGAATCCTGCTGGGCCGGGAGGCCTTTGCAACGCTCAAAAAGGTGCTGTTGGACGAAGTCGCCACCTATGTGACGGCCAATCCGCTGAAAAACGGGATAGGAAAGGAAGAACTCAAAACACGCCTACCGCAAAGGAGTGACCAGCGCTTCTATACCCCGCTTCTGCTTGCGTTGGAGCATGAAGGCAAGCTGCTGCCCGACCGGGATATTGTGAAGCTGACAGGGCAGATCTCGCGTCCGACACGCTCTACTGCCAACCTGGGCGATGCCATTATATTGTTTCTTCAGGAGAGGGGAATCGAAGCCCCTACGGTCAAGGAGATCATGGAGCGCCTCCGCTGTGATGAGAAGTGCGTTCGCGATACCATGGCCATGTTGACTCGCAACGGCGATGCGGTGCGGGTCTCTCATGATTTGTTCTACGCAGGGGCGGTCTTGAGTGGCTTACGAGACAAATTGGTATCCTATCTCCAAGATAAAGGAGGAATAACCCCCCCTGAATACCGCAATATAACCGGCCTGTCACGCAAGTATCTGATCCCTCTGCTTGAATACTTCGATAGTGAAAAGGTTACCATCCGTTTGGGAGATTCACGGGTGTTAAGAAAACGGTAG